One Saccharopolyspora erythraea NRRL 2338 genomic region harbors:
- the tal gene encoding transaldolase, with product MTTNSNLEALSDAGVSIWLDDLSRKRINSGNLAELISDYAVVGVTSNPTIFAKALSNAADYDEQVRELAARGASVDDAVRELTTRDIREAADIFRNIYEAGHDGRVSLEVDPRLAHDTERTVAEALDLWKAVDRPNLMVKIPATVEGLPAITRVLAEGVSVNVTLIFSVERYRDVMDAYLAGLEQAKANGHDLARIASVASFFVSRVDTEIDKRLESVEGGQELRGKAAIANARLAYAAYEEVFASDRFKALAAEGGKPQRPLWASTGVKDPSYSDTRYVDELVAPNTVNTMPEATLFASADHADVRGDQVSGKAAESQQVFDSLSAAGIDLDDVFAVLEREGVDKFEKSWEELLQTVREQLDQAK from the coding sequence GTGACCACCAACAGCAACCTCGAGGCGCTGAGCGACGCGGGTGTCTCCATCTGGCTGGACGACCTCTCCCGCAAGCGGATCAACTCCGGCAACCTCGCCGAGCTGATCTCCGACTACGCGGTCGTGGGCGTCACCAGCAACCCGACGATCTTCGCCAAGGCGCTGTCCAACGCCGCGGACTACGACGAGCAGGTGCGTGAGCTGGCCGCGCGCGGCGCGAGCGTCGACGACGCCGTCCGCGAGCTGACCACCCGCGACATCCGCGAGGCGGCCGACATCTTCCGCAACATCTACGAGGCGGGCCACGACGGCCGCGTCTCGCTGGAGGTCGACCCGCGGCTGGCGCACGACACCGAGCGCACCGTCGCCGAGGCCCTGGACCTGTGGAAGGCCGTCGACCGGCCCAACCTGATGGTCAAGATCCCGGCCACCGTCGAGGGCCTGCCCGCCATCACCCGCGTGCTGGCCGAGGGCGTCAGCGTCAACGTGACGCTGATCTTCTCGGTGGAGCGCTACCGGGACGTCATGGACGCCTACCTCGCCGGTCTGGAGCAGGCCAAGGCCAACGGCCACGACCTCGCCCGGATCGCCTCGGTGGCCTCGTTCTTCGTCTCCCGGGTCGACACCGAGATCGACAAGCGCCTGGAGTCGGTCGAGGGCGGGCAGGAGCTGCGGGGCAAGGCGGCCATCGCCAACGCCCGGCTGGCCTACGCCGCCTACGAGGAGGTCTTCGCCTCCGACCGGTTCAAGGCCCTGGCCGCCGAGGGCGGCAAGCCGCAGCGCCCGCTGTGGGCCTCGACCGGCGTCAAGGACCCGTCCTACTCCGACACCCGCTACGTCGACGAGCTGGTCGCGCCGAACACGGTGAACACCATGCCGGAGGCGACGCTGTTCGCCTCGGCCGACCACGCCGACGTGCGGGGCGACCAGGTGTCGGGCAAGGCGGCCGAGTCGCAGCAGGTCTTCGACTCGCTGTCGGCCGCGGGCATCGACCTCGACGACGTGTTCGCCGTGCTGGAGCGCGAGGGCGTCGACAAGTTCGAGAAGTCCTGGGAAGAACTGCTGCAGACGGTTCGCGAGCAGCTCGACCAGGCCAAGTGA